From the genome of Epinephelus moara isolate mb chromosome 10, YSFRI_EMoa_1.0, whole genome shotgun sequence, one region includes:
- the aspm gene encoding abnormal spindle-like microcephaly-associated protein isoform X4 → MAETLPPTRKGFLDFSPIKREDVNKENDVPVLVLTLFSKAPFVAFGTVKLGTSRSVVLRIENPNEDAEAEVIVEKIPSSKGFSVDHNTFTIQPEDSFTLTVTWTPTEEGGIRELIVFSANGVLKHQAVLLGRAEAPKKKKKSLWDTIKNKKEGEKVAAPRRKKTEQPLKMAANKTFQVSRKPQYKREKPRSPLASLNEGKAVRERSLSKHSPIDDYSRKSEEQKVLNPTQRQRSLGLLNQENIHPVQRNSPLVLLVPAGKLMDSGNVSVSPDVSVGKPDNPDLTKMLNRTLSPIGTPEMFKKLMPRIQSDSPLSVPEKPVADADDADSVLSGAPVLSLKDALLLIDSDLSHIITSPRETSSSCGFSDSLESKSGNYGYGHDRDAIKALHDSPQGSEPSEPRLTFFVSKKVVVSDVVVSEAGDATEGVKKASFSSATVTKGKAPVEANLSSGRKLKKSRRRLLEKTLELSDSSSQCESGPGTPNLPVIDVDRDTRGRLNSEAASSLCDNGHRAQELNPSSLTPGLDSSPAPITFPITSPPSMAPTRFSFSGPSPSPVTPTSIAFTVTSPSPLGSSSPLHHSLTPRISPTVLAPQSVQEDLFPVHMAVKSKKRKSEEYLRSDEKTEDAGKTEHVKRSRVVAGKPGPPRSVQERRSVSQRQQPRTAGSVRSMNTTSLKTARSVVPAQAKQSSSKLTSRGVQPLKSSVTSSAKTKVVAVAQSKLTFIKPLQTAIPRHPMPFAAKNMFYDERWIEKQERGFTWWINYVLTPDDFKVNTEVAKVSAVSLVMGSDDKYSVPKAPTKEEMSFSTYTARRKLNRLRRSACQLFTSEAMVKAIQRLELEVEAKRLLVRKDRHLWKDIGERRKVLDWLLSYNPLWLRVGLETIFGELISLESNSDVLGLAMFILQRLLWNPDIAAEFRHSKVPHLYKDGHEEALSRFTLKKLLLLVCFLDKAKESRLIEHNPCLFCLDAEFKTSKDLLLAFSRDFLSGEGILSRHLGYLGLPVSHVQTPLDEFNFAVKNLAVDLKCGIRLVRVMELLIQDWSLSAKLRLPAISRLQKVHNVNIALQVLKRKGVDLKDENGSNIDSRDIVDGHREKTLSLLWKIIFAFHVEVILDADQLREEIGFLKKTSRTKRRLASLRADRGPQPSPAKTRAPYEHSSTKITLLMDWVRAVCDFYNLRVENFTVAFSDGRVLCYLIHHYHPSLLPEETVSHSTTQTVECSPRGRLELNCSASDSDNSFDSSPTGLNGPDSPSVEFKELLENEKNNFRLVNTAVSYLGGVPAMINPADMSNTIPNEKVVMSYLSFLCARLLDLRNETRAARVIQGAWRKYRLKKDLQLYKERNMAAVKIQLVVRSFLQRRRAKRQNQAAVVIQSVWRGYAARNRLRLKKQAQLRALQHEAATVIQAQWRMFSAMSAYQRLRYYAIVVQAQWRMRRAASAYGRIYWAATVIQRHSRAWALARRDREHYLSLKAATVKIQSGYRRWKTQKTEKENRAARVIQAVFRKWYKEKMSEKIAAAVKIQSWYRMQRCLHQYRKIKRSTVLIQALYRGHAQRRWFQILKLQHRSAIVIQRAFRGHAVRQQVAKMRCAAVIIQRWYRASVKRDMERQMFVRMKCAAITIQAAYRGKVARELLKKQHEAATIIQAAFRKYTAQRRYLVLRKAAAVIQQKYRATTLARKTKKDYVALRSAALAIQANWRGRAVRKRIEKQHQCATLIQAYYRRHKAQAEYRSKRACALTIQCHYRACVVGKETRKTYLHMRAACVTVQAGFRGMRVRTELKKKHQAATVIQSSVRMFLCRKQYFLLQSAAIIIQSRYRALLVCRAQQNEYKELKQATIKIQAVYRGFRVREDLKKRHNAATAIQAQFRMHRMRMAYLATKCAAIIVQERYRAKMLRDQQVQRYKTMKSAALVIQAAYRGHRARSKIVEMHGAATIIQRKFLTFRDRRRFLAIRAAVLVCQQRYRAVTLARKDRFDYLSKRKAVICLQAAYRGGRVRKQLRIQHVAAVTIQSHFRKYQQRTYYKTLHRAVSVLQARYRANKKMREQMQALSAKRNAAVVLQAAFRGMKSRRIVKQRHQAAGVIQRAYRAHCERKQYLTLKSSILNIQRRYRATVAAKEQMKLYQQMRKAAVILQAAYRGQQVRKEVARWHQAATVVQSAFRKHREEVKFQAMRLAAIIIQRHYRSCILQRQERGKFLKARHSAIVLQAAFRGHRVRSSIAKMHRAATVIQANFKRYKQQSAFRRQHWAACVLQQRFRAQRQRNIEVKLYQRRREAAIMLQAAYRGMKTRQNIKQRHQAASVIQRAYRAHCECKQYLTLKYAVLSIQRRYRATVTAKEQMKQYLQIRKAAVILQAAYRGQQVRKEVARWHQAATVIQSAFRKHREVVKFQAMRLAAIIIQRHYRSCILQRQERGKFLKARHSAIVLQAAFRGHRVRSSIAKMHRAATVIQANFKRHKQQSAFRRQHWAACVLQQRFRAQRQRDIEVKHYQELKKAVINLQAAFRGMKSRRVLKQRHHAASVVQRAYRGYCERKEYLKLKLYVLIIQQKYRASVAAKAQRTQYLEKRSAAVVLQAAYRGQQVRKEVARRHQAATVIQSAFRKYREEVKFQAMRLSAIIIQRRYRSCILQRQEREKFLKLKRSTITIQAALRGWGVRRDIRRQNRAAIVIQLCWRCSVQRRIFQRKREAAVKLQRRVRAVQFSRLERNNYLQMKKAAITLQTHCRAWIARRQVLESAKAERRLRFTSAVFHHLSAMKIQRALRAHWALESAKRQIHSVITIQRWVRARQQRRRYLEDRRKVVIVQRAVKRLLARRHKAASVIQQAIRKFLLLRHQKRVQRGIIKAQALWRGHRSRRLNDNPKVVKLRHNLRKVSASVREEDKLCNKTSSALDYLLRYKHFSYILEALKNLETATRLSPECCERLVESGATNVIFTLIRCCNRSVPCMDVITYSIQILLNLSKYHKTIEAVYSVENSVETLLDLLQRYREKAGDKVAEKGGSIFTKACFLLALLLQDQHRAVEVMKLPKLLDRIRSIYRLTARKQKMDAERTVMKQKMNASLNGSFFVQATPRKSRPVPKFAPDWVLRKDKLKDIVDPLRAIQMVAHTLSIVL, encoded by the exons atggcTGAAACGTTACCTCCGACACGGAAAGGATTCCTGGACTTCAGTCCAATAAAGAGAGAGGACGTTAACAAGGAGAACGACGTCCCGGTGTTGGTTTTGACCCTGTTTTCAAAGGCTCCCTTTGTGGCATTTGGGACAGTAAAGCTGGGCACCTCCAGGTCAGTTGTTCTGCGTATTGAGAACCCGAATGAGGATGCAGAAGCGGAGGTCATTGTTGAAAAGATCCCATCAAGTAAAGGCTTTTCTGTGGACCACAACACGTTCACGATCCAG cCTGAGGATTCATTCACTCTGACAGTAACCTGGACCCCAACAGAAGAAGGTGGAATCAGAGAGCTCATCGTCTTTAGTGCCAATGGGGTCCTCAAGCACCAGGctgtgctgctggggagagCAGAGGCacccaaaaagaaaaag AAAAGCTTATGGGAcacaatcaaaaacaaaaaggagggTGAAAAAGTCGCTGCGCCtaggagaaagaaaacagaacaacCACTGAAGATGGCGGCCAACAAAACCTTCCAAGTGTCCCGAAAGCCACAGTACAAACGGGAAAAGCCACGCAGCCCACTTGCTTCTCTCAATGAAGGCAAAGCTGTCAGAGAGAGGTCCCTCTCCAAGCACAGTCCCATTGACGATTACTCCCGGAAATCAGAGGAGCAGAAGGTCTTGAATCCCACCCAGAGGCAACGGTCTCTGGGATTGTTGAACCAGGAGAATATCCATCCTGTTCAGAGGAATTCTCCTCTTGTCCTACTCGTCCCAGCTGGAAAGCTGATGGACTCTGGCAACGTGTCTGTGAGCCCAGATGTCTCGGTGGGCAAACCTGATAATCCAGATCTTACCAAAATGCTCAACAGGACGCTGTCACCTATTGGGACACCAGAGATGTTTAAGAAGCTTATGCCACGCATTCAGTCAGATAGCCCACTTTCTGTTCCTGAAAAGCCTGTGGCTGATGCTGATGATGCTGACAGTGTCTTAAGTGGAGCCCCTGTTCTCTCTTTGAAAGATGCTCTCCTTCTCATTGACTCGGATCTGAGCCACATTATCACCAGTCCTCGAGAGACTAGTTCCAGCTGTGGCTTCTCAGATTCACTGGAATCCAAGAGTGGGAATTATGGCTATGGACATGACAGAGATGCCATCAAAGCATTACATGACAGCCCACAGGGGTCAGAGCCCAGTGAGCCAAGACTTACTTTCTTTGTCAGCAAAAAGGTTGTTGTGAGTGACGTTGTAGTTTCAGAGGCAGGTGATGCTACGGAAGGGGTCAAAAAGGCCTCTTTTTCCTCTGCCACAGTGACCAAGGGCAAGGCACCAGTGGAGGCAAACCTTTCCAGTGGCAGGAAATTAAAAAAGTCAAGGCGAAGGCTATTGGAGAAAACACTtgagctgtctgacagcagcagtcaGTGTGAGTCTGGACCAGGCACTCCAAACCTTCCTGTTATAGACGTTGACAGAGACACCCGGGGACGGCTAAATTCTGAGGCTGCCAGCTCCCTGTGTGACAATGGACACCGAGCCCAGGAGTTAAACCCCTCCAGCCTGACTCCAGGGCTTGACAGCTCACCTGCACCCATCACCTTCCCCATCACCTCCCCTCCATCTATGGCACCTACTCGCTTCTCTTTCTCAGGCCCTTCTCCATCTCCTGTAACCCCCACTTCCATCGCTTTTACTGTCACCTCGCCATCGCCCCTGGGCTCATCTTCTCCTCTCCACCACAGCCTCACACCTCGCATTTCTCCAACTGTTTTGGCACCTCAGTCGGTTCAGGAGGACTTGTTTCCGGTTCACATGGCAGTGAAgagcaagaagaggaagagTGAGGAGTATTTGAGAAGTGATGAGAAGACCGAGGATGCTGGGAAAACTGAGCATGTCAAAAGGAGCAGGGTGGTAGCTGGAAAACCTGGGCCCCCAAGATCAGTCCAGGAGAGGAGAAGTGTGTCCCAGAGGCAACAGCCGAGAACAGCAG gctCTGTGCGATCAATGAACACAACATCTCTAAAGACTGCGAGGTCTGTCGTTCCTGCTCAGGCAAAGCAGTCAAGCTCCAAACTCACCTCACGAG GTGTCCAGCCTCTGAAGTCATCTGTTACTTCATCAGCGAAGACAAAAGTTGTTGCAGTTGCACAGTCAAAGCTGACCTTTATTAAACCGTTGCAAACAG CCATACCGAGACACCCGATGCCGTTTGCTGCTAAGAACATGTTCTATGATGAGAGGTGGATTGAGAAGCAGGAGCGAGGATTCACGTGGTGGATCAACTACGTCCTCACCCCAGATGACTTTAAAGTTAACACTGAAGTTGCTAAAG TGAGTGCTGTGTCCCTCGTCATGGGCAGCGACGACAAGTACAGCGTGCCTAAAGCTCCCACCAAAGAGGAGATGTCTTTCAGCACCTACACGGCCCGACGCAAGCTAAACCGCCTTCGTCGTTCAGCCTGTCAGCTGTTCACATCGGAGGCCATGGTCAAGGCTATTCAGAGGCTGGAACTGGAGGTCGAGGCCAAGAGGCTGCTCGTCCGAAAAGACCGCCATCTTTGGAAGGACATTG GTGAACGCCGAAAAGTCCTCGACTGGCTCCTGTCGTACAATCCGCTGTGGTTACGGGTTGGGCTCGAG ACGATCTTCGGGGAGTTGATCTCACTGGAGAGCAACAGCGACGTCTTGGGTCTGGCTATGTTCATCCTCCAGCGGCTGCTCTGGAACCCCGACATCGCTGCTGAGTTCAGACACTCCAAAGTGCCCCACCTTTACAAAGACG GCCACGAGGAGGCACTGTCCCGCTTTACTCTGAAGAAGCTGCTCCTGCTGGTGTGTTTCCTGGACAAAGCCAAAGAGTCCCGGCTGATTGAGCACAACCCCTGTCTGTTCTGCCTGGACGCAGAGTTCAAG ACGAGTAAAGACCTTCTCCTGGCTTTCTCCAGGGACTTCCTGAGCGGAGAGGGGATCCTCTCCCGGCACCTCGGCTACCTGGGGTTACCTGTCTCCCACGTTCAGACGCCCCTGGACGAGTTCAACTTCGCTGTGAAGAATTTGGCAGTCGACTTGAAATGCGGCATTCGTCTAGT GCGTGTGATGGAGCTCCTCATCCAGGACTGGAGTTTGTCGGCCAAGCTCCGTCTGCCAGCCATCAGCCGCCTGCAGAAGGTCCACAATGTCAACATTGCTTTGCAAGTGCTCAAACGCAAAGGGGTTGACCTTAAGGATGAAAACG gCTCTAACATTGATTCCAGAGACATTGTGGACGGACACAGAGAAAAGACACTGAGCCTCTTGTGGAAAATCATCTTCGCCTTTCAT GTGGAGGTGATTTTGGATGCGGATCAGCTGAGGGAGGAAATTGGCTTTCTGAAGAAAACCTCAAGGACCAAACGGAGGCTGGCATCTCTGAGGGCTGATCGGGGCCCTCAGCCGAGTCCTGCAAAGACAAGGGCGCCGTATGAACACAGCAGCACTAAGATCACCCTGCTGATGGACTGGGTCCGAGCTGTGTGTGACTTCTACAATCTGAGG gtGGAGAACTTCACCGTGGCATTCTCGGATGGCCGCGTCCTCTGCTACCTTATCCACCACTACCACCCCAGTCTCCTGCCAGAGGAGACTGTCAGTCACAGCACCACCCAGACTGTCGAGTGCTCACCGAGGGGTCGCCTGGAGCTCAACTGCTCAGCCAGCGACTCCGACAACTCCTTTGACTCCTCGCCGACAGGCCTGAATG GCCCAGATTCTCCGTCAGTGGAATTTAAAGAGCTGCTGGAGAATGAGAAAAACAACTTTAGACTGGTCAACACTGCTGTGTCTTACCTGGGAGGAGTTCCTGCTATGATCAACCCAGCTGACATGTCCAACACCATCCCCAATGAGAAG GTTGTGATGTCTTACCTGTCCTTCCTGTGTGCTCGTCTTCTGGACCTGCGGAACGAAACCCGAGCAGCTCGGGTCATACAGGGGGCCTGGAGGAAATACAGATTAAAGAAAGATCTGCAGCTCTACAAG GAAAGAAACATGGCTGCTGTGAAAATCCAGTTAGTTGTGAGGAGTTTTCTCCAGAGGCGCAGAGCTAAGAGGCAGAATCAAGCTGCTGTTGTCATCCAGTCAGTGTGGAGGGGTTACGCAGCACGCAACAGGCTGAGGCTAAAGAAACAGGCTCAACTTCGGGCTCTGCAACATGAAGCAGCAACTGTCATCCAG GCTCAGTGGAGGATGTTTTCGGCCATGAGCGCTTACCAACGCCTCAGGTACTACGCCATTGTTGTCCAAGCACAATGGCGAATGAGGAGGGCCGCCTCCGCTTATGGAAGAATCTACTGGGCGGCAACTGTCATTCAGAGGCACTCGCGAGCATGGGCTCTGGCAAGAAGAGATCGGGAACATTATCTTTCCCTTAAAGCTGCAACGGTGAAAATACAAAGCGGGTACAGAAGATGGAAAACCCAGAAAACAGAGAAGGAAAACCGTGCTGCAAGAGTGATACAAGCCGTGTTCAGGAAATGGTACAAggaaaaaatgtctgaaaaaattgctgctgctgtgaagaTTCAGTCTTGGTATAGAATGCAGAGGTGTCTCCATCAATACAGGAAGATTAAGAGAAGCACTGTGCTGATTCAAGCCCTGTACAGAGGTCATGCACAGAGGCGTTGGTTTCAGATATTAAAGCTGCAGCACCGTTCAGCTATTGTCATTCAGAGGGCCTTCAGAGGGCATGCTGTCAGACAACAGGTGGCGAAGATGAGATGTGCTGCAGTCATAATCCAGCGCTGGTACAGGGCCTCTGTGAAAAGAGACATGGAAAGGCAAATGTTTGTGAGGATGAAATGTGCCGCCATTACCATACAGGCAGCTTATCGTGGAAAAGTGGCCCGGGAGTTGCTGAAAAAACAGCACGAGGCAGCAACCATAATCCAGGCAGCTTTCAGGAAGTACACTGCCCAAAGGCGCTACCTTGTCCTGAgaaaagctgcagctgtgataCAGCAAAAGTACAGAGCCACAACTTTGGCTCGTAAGACAAAGAAGGATTATGTTGCTCTTAGGAGTGCTGCACTTGCCATACAAGCAAACTGGAGAGGCAGAGCTGTCAGGAAGAGAATAGAGAAGCAGCATCAGTGTGCAACATTGATACAGGCTTACTACCGTCGGCACAAAGCGCAAGCAGAATACAGATCTAAGAGGGCCTGCGCCTTGACCATACAATGTCACTACAGAGCTTGTGTGGTTGGAaaagagacgaggaaaacataCCTCCACATGAGAGCAGCTTGTGTTACAGTCCAAGCTGGATTCAGAGGCATGAGAGTTAGGACAGAGCTGAAGAAAAAGCACCAGGCAGCGACTGTCATTCAGTCGTCAGTCAGGATGTTTTTATGCAGGAAACAATATTTCCTCTTACAAAGTGCAGCAATTATCATCCAAAGCCGATACAGAGCTCTCCTTGTTTGCAGGGCGCAgcaaaatgaatacaaagagCTAAAGCAGGCCACCATAAAGATACAAGCTGTCTACCGGGGATTTAGAGTGAGAGAAGACCTAAAGAAGAGGCACAACGCTGCCACAGCAATCCAAGCTCAGTTCAGGATGCACAGAATGCGTATGGCTTACCTTGCCACCAAGTGTGCTGCCATCATTGTTCAGGAACGCTACAGGGCAAAAATGCTCAGGGATCAACAGGTGCAGAGATACAAGACAATGAAATCCGCAGCTTTAGTCATCCAGGCAGCATATCGTGGCCACAGGGCCAGGAGCAAGATCGTAGAGATGCATGGAGCTGCTACAATCATTCAGAGAAAGTTTCTCACATTTCGGGATAGAAGGAGATTCTTAGCTATCAGAGCAGCAGTTTTGGTTTGTCAGCAGAGGTACAGAGCAGTGACCCTGGCAAGAAAAGATCGTTTTGACTATTTGTCAAAGCGCAAGGCAGTCATCTGTTTGCAGGCGGCCTACAGAGGAGGTAGGGTCAGAAAGCAGTTGCGCATCCAGCACGTGGCAGCTGTAACAATCCAGTCTCACTTCCGAaagtaccagcagagaacctacTACAAGACTCTCCACAGGGCTGTCAGTGTTTTGCAAGCTCGCTACAGAGCCAACAAGAAAATGAGAGAGCAGATGCAAGCCCTGAGTGCCAagagaaatgctgctgttgtcttaCAAGCTGCCTTCCGTGGAATGAAATCCAGACGAATCGTCAAACAAAGGCATCAAGCTGCCGGTGTTATCCAGAGAGCTTACAGAGCCCACTGTGAGCGCAAACAGTATCTTACCTTGAAATCCTCCATCCTCAACATTCAGCGGAGGTATCGTGCCACTGTAGCAGCAAAGGAACAAATGAAACTATACCAGCAAATGCGCAAAGCAGCCGTCATCCTTCAGGCAGCATACAGAGGTCAGCAGGTCAGAAAAGAGGTTGCTCGTTGGCACCAGGCTGCCACTGTTGTACAGTCTGCATTCAGAAAgcacagagaggaagtgaaatTCCAGGCCATGCGTCTAGCTGCCATTATCATCCAGAGGCACTATCGCTCCTGTATTCTTCAAAGGCAAGAAAGGGGAAAGTTCCTAAAAGCCAGACATTCTGCCATTGTTCTTCAGGCAGCTTTCAGAGGCCATCGTGTGCGGAGCAGCATCGCCAAGATGCACAGGGCAGCTACTGTCATTCAAGCAAACTTCAAGAGGTATAAACAGCAGTCAGCCTTTAGGAGACAGCACTGGGCAGCATGTGTTCTACAGCAGAGGTTTAGAGCTCAGAGACAGCGAAACATTGAGGTAAAACTTTATCAACGGCGCAGAGAAGCAGCCATCATGTTACAGGCTGCATATCGTGGAATGAAAACAAGGCAGAACATCAAACAAAGGCATCAGGCTGCTAGTGTTATCCAGAGAGCTTACAGAGCTCACTGTGAGTGCAAGCAGTATCTTACCTTGAAATACGCCGTCCTCAGCATTCAGCGGAGGTATCGTGCCACTGTAACAGCAAAGgaacaaatgaaacaatacCTGCAAATTCGCAAAGCAGCCGTCATCCTTCAGGCAGCATACAGAGGTCAGCAGGTCAGAAAAGAG GTTGCTCGTTGGCACCAGGCTGCCACTGTTATACAGTCTGCATTCAGAAAGCACAGAGAGGTAGTCAAATTCCAGGCCATGCGTCTAGCTGCCATTATCATCCAGAGACACTATCGCTCCTGTATTCTTCAGAGGCAAGAAAGGGGAAAGTTCCTAAAAGCAAGACATTCTGCTATTGTTCTTCAGGCAGCTTTCAGAGGCCATCGTGTGCGAAGCAGCATCGCCAAGATGCACAGGGCAGCTACTGTCATTCAAGCAAACTTCAAGAGGCATAAACAGCAGTCAGCCTTCAGGAGACAGCACTGGGCAGCCTGTGTCTTACAGCAGAGGTTTAgagctcagagacagagagacattgAGGTAAAACATTATCAGGAGTTAAAAAAAGCTGTCATTAATCTACAAGCTGCCTTCCGTGGAATGAAATCCAGAAGAGTCCTCAAACAAAGGCATCACGCTGCCAGTGTTGTTCAGAGAGCTTACAGAGGCTACTGCGAACGCAAGGAGTATCTGAAATTGAAATTGTATGTCCTTATCATTCAGCAAAAATATCGGGCTTCTGTTGCAGCTAAAGCACAAAGAACTCAATACCTGGAAAAACGCAGTGCCGCTGTCGTCCTTCAGGCAGCATACAGAGGTCAGCAGGTCAGAAAGGAGGTTGCCCGTCGGCACCAGGCTGCAACTGTTATACAGTCTGCATTCAGAAAGTACAGAGAGGAAGTCAAATTCCAGGCCATGCGTCTGTCCGCCATTATCATCCAAAGACGCTATCGCTCCTGTATTCTTCAGAGGCAAGAAAGAGAAAAGTTCCTCAAACTGAAGCGATCCACCATCACCATTCAGGCAGCGTTGAGAGGCTGGGGTGTCAGGAGGGACATTAGGCGACAAAACCGAGCCGCCATTGTGATCCAATTGTGCTGGAGATGCTCAGTGCAGAGGCGTATCTTCCAACGAAAGAGGGAGGCAGCTGTGAAACTTCAGCGGAGGGTCCGGGCAGTGCAGTTTAGCAGATTGGAGAGGAACAACTACCTCCAAATGAAGAAGGCTGCCATCACTCTTCAGACGCACTGTCGAGCCTGGATTGCAAGACGACAG GTACTAGAGAGCGCCAAAGCAGAGAGGAGGCTCCGTTTTACATCTGCGGTCTTCCACCATCTCAGTGCCATGAAGATCCAACGAGCTCTGAGAGCCCACTGGGCTTTGGAGTCAGCCAAAAGACAAATCCATTCTGTCATCACCATACAG cGATGGGTGAGAGCGAGGCAGCAGAGGAGACGTTATCTAGAGGACAGGAGGAAGGTGGTTATAGTTCAGAGAGCGGTCAAGCGCCTGTTAGCTCGTCGCCACAAGGCCGCGTCCGTCATCCAGCAGGCCATCCGCAAATTCCTCCTCCTCAGGCACCAGAAGAGGGTTCAGCGTGGCATCATCAAAGCTCAG GCTCTGTGGAGAGGACACCGCTCCCGCCGACTGAATGACAATCCCAAAGTGGTGAAGTTGAGACACAATTTGCGCAAAGTCTCCGCCAGCGTCCGAGAGGAGGACAAACTTTGCAACAAGACATCGTCTGCCCTGGACTACCTCCTTCGATACAAACACTTCTCCTACATCCTAGAGGCCCTGAAAAACTTGG aGACTGCCACCAGGCTGTCCCCAGAGTGCTGTGAGCGACTGGTAGAGAGCGGAGCCACCAACGTCATCTTCACACTCATCCGCTGCTGCAACAGGAGTGTCCCCTGCATGGACGTCATCACCTACTCCATCCAGATCCTCCTCAACCTCTCCAAG